Proteins found in one Ctenopharyngodon idella isolate HZGC_01 chromosome 16, HZGC01, whole genome shotgun sequence genomic segment:
- the fpr1 gene encoding chemerin-like receptor 1: protein MMDQSNFTVSPLNHNSSEYEYDYYDYEENTELAKSLNIMSLIVYSLAFVLGVVGNGIVIWVTGFKMKRTVNTVWFLNLAVADFLFTAFLPLSVAYTAMGFHWPFGQFMCKFNSTLSFLNMFASVYILVVISVDRCVSVVRPIWAQNHRNVSRASAVSFGVWLFALVLSSPYFVFKDTAPDHSSPNVINCFNNFALSDDYETPEVVALRTLRHRAMIITRFLIGFVVPFVIIVSCYAVIIHRLQRNRSMSGRTGRPFKIIAAVITAFFLCWSPYHILVLIEMVNHMRTKFSSTLQYVTTVGIPIATSLAFLNSCLNPLLYVFMGQDFKDKVRKSILKVLETAFTEEVSRTNTCTNSLPTIRNKENGSKSFSDAEV, encoded by the coding sequence ATGATGGATCAATCCAATTTTACAGTGAGCCCTCTCAATCACAACTCATCTGAGTATGAATATGACTATTATGACTATGAAGAGAATACGGAGCTTGCGAAATCTCTTAACATCATGTCACTCATAGTCTACAGTCTGGCTTTTGTACTTGGAGTGGTGGGCAACGGCATTGTGATTTGGGTAACTGGATTCAAAATGAAAAGGACAGTCAACACGGTCTGGTTTTTGAACCTCGCTGTAGCAGATTTCCTCTTCACTGCCTTCCTCCCACTCAGCGTGGCTTATACGGCTATGGGCTTCCACTGGCCTTTTGGCCAGTTTATGTGTAAATTCAACAGCACTCTCAGTTTCCTCAACATGTTTGCCAGTGTGTACATCCTGGTTGTGATCAGTGTTGACCGCTGTGTGTCTGTGGTGCGTCCGATCTGGGCACAGAATCATCGGAATGTGAGCCGTGCTTCTGCGGTGAGCTTTGGAGTTTGGTTATTTGCCCTGGTGTTGAGCTCACCCTACTTTGTCTTCAAGGACACTGCACCCGACCACAGCAGCCCAAACGTAATCAACTGCTTCAACAACTTTGCATTATCCGACGACTATGAGACACCAGAGGTGGTGGCGCTCCGTACTCTACGGCATCGTGCCATGATCATTACTCGTTTCCTCATTGGCTTTGTGGTGCCATTTGTCATCATCGTTTCCTGCTATGCGGTCATCATCCATCGTCTCCAAAGAAACCGTTCAATGTCTGGCCGAACTGGACGTCCCTTCAAGATCATTGCCGCTGTGATCACTGCCTTCTTCCTGTGTTGGTCACCGTACCATATCCTGGTGCTTATTGAGATGGTAAACCACATGAGAACTAAATTCAGCTCCACCCTGCAATATGTCACCACTGTTGGAATTCCCATTGCGACCAGTTTGGCTTTCCTAAACAGCTGCCTGAACCCATTGTTGTATGTTTTCATGGGACAAGACTTTAAAGACAAGGTGCGCAAGTCAATCCTGAAGGTTTTGGAAACCGCTTTCACAGAGGAAGTTTCACGCACAAATACCTGCACAAATTCACTGCCCACCATTCGCAACAAAGAGAACGGGAGCAAGTCCTTCTCTGATGCGGAAGTATAA
- the has1 gene encoding hyaluronan synthase 1, with translation MDIKPVLKSFGSLIRAILTFLFALLVLGVMLWAYIYGFQIATSPFNIISLGFYGVLLSFHVLIQSLFAFVEHRRMHARRKPCSYTKSIGFTISAYQEDPAYLRECLLSVRALQYPSELLRIVMVVDGNSEDDRYMMEMFREVFADQDPGCYIWQNNYHSWNPTGQEKDAAEADGLEGNDGVMFEDPQRLEVEELIRTKKCVCIMQKWGGKREVMYTAFKALGSSVDYIQVCDSDTKLDPLATVELCKVLESNQKYGAVGGDVMILNLKDSYISFMSSLRYWMAFNIERSCQSFFDCVSCISGPLGLYRNDLLQQFLESWYNQKFLGTHCTFGDDRHLTNRMLSMGYATKYTARSKCYTETPAQFLRWLNQQTRWTKSYFREWLYNAMWWHKHNLWMTYESIVSGIFPFFVTATIIKLFWTGTLWDILWVLCCIQLIGLVKAAYACILRQNAVMLFMSLYSALYMTSLLPAKYFAIITMNKSSWGTSGRRKMVGNYIPLVPLSVWAAILLGGLGYTIYREYNEKWTTDGKKEEIKFLIFGSAAYVCYWLVMICLYWMWFRRLLRKRSQSYTVNV, from the exons ATGGATATCAAGCCAGTATTAAAGAGTTTTGGCTCTCTGATCCGAGCCATTCTTACATTTCTTTTTGCTCTCCTGGTCCTTGGGGTGATGTTATGGGCGTACATTTATGGTTTCCAGATAGCTACATCTCCATTTAACATCATCTCATTGGGTTTCTATGGAGTGCTGCTAAGCTTCCACGTCCTAATTCAGAGCCTTTTTGCCTTTGTGGAGCATCGGCGCATGCATGCAAGACGCAAACCTTGCTCCTACACAAAATCCATTGGCTTCACAATATCAGCCTATCAGGAGGACCCCGCTTATCTCCGAGAGTGCCTTCTGTCAGTACGGGCTCTGCAGTATCCATCTGAGCTGCTACGCATTGTCATGGTGGTGGACGGAAACTCAGAAGATGACCGCTACATGATGGAGATGTTTCGTGAGGTCTTTGCAGACCAGGATCCTGGCTGTTATATATGGCAAAACAACTACCACTCTTGGAACCCCACTGGCCAAGAAAAAGATGCAGCTGAAGCTGATGGTCTAGAAGGAAATGATGGGGTGATGTTTGAAGACCCTCAGCGTTTAGAGGTTGAAGAACTCATTAGGACCAAGAAGTGTGTGTGCATCATGCAAAAATGGGGAGGAAAGAGGGAAGTGATGTATACAGCATTCAAGGCACTAGGATCCTCTGTGGATTATATACAG GTATGCGATTCAGATACAAAATTAGACCCCTTGGCAACAGTAGAGCTCTGCAAGGTGCTGGAGAGTAACCAGAAATACGGTGCCGTGGGAGGCGATGTAATGATCCTTAATCTGAAAGATTCCTATATCAGCTTCATGAGCAGCCTGCGCTACTGGATGGCGTTTAACATTGAGAGGTCCTGCCAGTCCTTCTTTGACTGTGTCTCCTGTATCAGCGGCCCCTTAG GTCTTTATAGGAATGACCTTCTGCAGCAGTTTCTGGAATCCTGGTACAACCAGAAGTTTCTCGGCACCCACTGTACTTTTGGGGATGACCGGCATCTCACCAATCGAATGCTAAGCATGGGCTATGCTACAAA GTACACTGCCCGTTCTAAGTGCTACACAGAGACTCCTGCACAGTTTCTGCGCTGGCTCAATCAGCAGACGCGTTGGACCAAATCCTACTTTCGTGAATGGCTCTATAATGCCATGTGGTGGCACAAGCATAACCTGTGGATGACCTACGAATCCATTGTCTCAGGcatctttcctttttttgttaCTGCCACCATTATCAAGCTCTTCTGGACAGGCACTCTGTGGGACATTTTGTGGGTTTTGTGCTGCATCCAGTTGATTGGTCTGGTAAAGGCAGCTTATGCCTGCATCCTACGACAAAATGCAGTGATGCTCTTCATGTCCTTATACTCTGCCCTCTACATGACCAGCCTCCTGCCTGCCAAATACTTTGCCATTATCACCATGAACAAAAGCAGCTGGGGGACATCGGGCCGTCGTAAGATGGTGGGGAACTATATTCCCCTGGTACCACTTTCAGTGTGGGCAGCTATCTTGTTGGGAGGCCTGGGGTACACAATCTACAGGGAATACAATGAGAAATGGACAACAgatggaaaaaaagaagagatcAAGTTTTTGATATTTGGATCTGCAGCTTATGTCTGCTACTGGCTTGTAATGATCTGCCTCTATTGGATGTGGTTTCGGAGATTACTCCGAAAACGCTCACAGAGTTACACTGTGAATGTATAA